A genomic segment from Epinephelus fuscoguttatus linkage group LG17, E.fuscoguttatus.final_Chr_v1 encodes:
- the LOC125904578 gene encoding hornerin-like, protein MACGVHLGIFLIFVVQAEHVCCLWASQAQSSQRQNGNAYVGFSQWNSGLGGSYSQNQLRQASVSPGSAQSGSLNTRTAVISGYGQGLSSSGHTQTVSQPAKSGYASVKLVQSSSVSKPNWQTFKLHRVNEQKSPKQFFGLSTAIASGSSVSKYDQKTKLAQQDSPHTSKYQSSSYASAQSPSRASYSYKSTAQKAPAAAKTATYRSSSLFSSGAPAPNRSPVRTKTSASAPARRVTPRHGSDASKPSSFSSLQNQGTRNNPSQSRAGKPYRSKLFPVNAGNAQETYKPTSTSNMASSYGSYGRSPSVSDKQSVSTSFQPRGVVPSSQRLSYSRNPVQGAHNPPASGSSSAGTSGQRFAPSKVHNIPERYGGSPIRRLRDPDNQREVSVRKPQQTYVSSLRQVARQSYVAPQQQAAPEKPQENKWQRIRMRPQLRL, encoded by the exons ATGGCTTGTGGCGTTCATTTGGG TATCTTCCTGATTTTTGTAGTTCAAGCAGAGCATGTATGCTGTTTGTGGGCTTCACAAG CTCAGAGCTCCCAGAGACAAAATGGCAACGCATATGTTGGCTTCTCGCAATGGAACAGTGGACTTGGTGGCAGCTATTCCCAGAATCAACTCAGACAGGCCTCAGTTTCTCCAGGCTCAGCCCAGAGTGGTAGCCTCAACACCAGGACTGCGGTTATCAGTGGTTATGGCCAGGGACTCTCCAGTAGTGGCCACACACAAACTGTCTCACAGCCAGCCAAAAGTGGCTACGCTTCAGTCAAGTTGGTGCAGAGCAGCTCGGTGTCAAAACCTAACTGGCAAACGTTTAAGTTACATCGGGTGAATGAACAAAAGtcaccaaaacagttttttggcCTTTCTACTGCTATTGCAAGTGGAAGTTCTGTGAGTAAGTATGATCAGAAAACTAAGCTAGCTCAGCAGGATAGCCCACATACTAGCAAATATCAGTCCAGCAGTTATGCATCTGCTCAGAGTCCTTCTAGGGCAAGCTACTCTTACAAGTCAACGGCACAGAaagctccagctgctgcaaaaaCGGCAACCTACCGGTCTTCCAGCCTGTTCAGCAGCGGTGCTCCTGCGCCAAACAGAAGCCCCGTAAGGACGAAAACATCAGCCAGTGCCCCTGCTAGAAGAGTGACTCCACGTCATGGCTCTGACGCATCGAAACCCTCCAGTTTCTCATCGCTTCAAAACCAGGGAACTAGAAACAACCCCAGCCAGTCCAGGGCTGGGAAACCATACAGAAGCAAACTGTTTCCTGTGAATGCAGGAAACGCCCAAGAGACCTACAAGCCAACTTCTACGTCCAACATGGCCTCAAGCTATGGAAGTTATGGCCGATCTCCTTCAGTGTCTGATAAACAAAGTGTTTCCACCAGCTTCCAGCCACGTGGTGTGGTGCCCTCAAGTCAGAGGTTGAGCTACAGCAGAAACCCGGTGCAGGGAGCTCATAACCCTCCTGCCTCTGGGAGTAGCAGTGCAGGAACCTCTGGTCAGCGCTTTGCCCCATCCAAAGTCCACAACATCCCAGAACGCTATGGTGGCTCTCCCATCAGACGGCTGAGGGATCCTGATAACCAGAGGGAAGTGAGTGTGAGGAAGCCACAGCAGACCTACGTGTCTTCCCTGCGGCAGGTGGCTCGGCAGTCCTACGTGGCTCCTCAACAGCAGGCTGCACCTGAGAAACCACAGGAAAACAAATGGCAGAGGATCAGGATGAGGCCACAGCTTAGACTGTAG